One Danio rerio strain Tuebingen ecotype United States chromosome 22, GRCz12tu, whole genome shotgun sequence genomic window carries:
- the LOC101884238 gene encoding adhesion G protein-coupled receptor D2 isoform X8 — MNLLKMIYSNVILLIHLCLEKVDSKTLLSYDDFYPEYVPDRQPWNIAREVCHQRSGTLAKVSNTEEMQKLNNFLRSINIGQPVWIESAGLFQKSGSPDIYMLEFPKRPHRKSARLRYKFPNMEALTVCTHLQLDPTCHGLSTIFSYAIELFIKEFQLQARIVSNEPVQLALLVHGLNTTYITSFPNDASWHFVCASWVGNSGEWVIWVDGRMVGSGNFPNSTNHIGGDGLFMIGQDQETYGGYNNNNNALCGNITQLFMWDHLLLQTEVQSMEKTCSPVPSGLFFRWNESALEIETSLQTRRGNSPCQGSRSQPPNQILISGLNQNFSNKTCVTFDPVSGKPINDSCWTHRGSVCLVPKVQLDFDFPGTSFFSKVSSEFHSKPDTENANATFFSENELTRHISLLSAVLRVLDSNAEIITPSDLLYLTETIEKATQLNKIGIPAELFKSMIRNNLELVSRLIDPNMAEKWEDLKDHPGPLTIIENIDKQLWILADELWAEHQSFTMSTKSMDIHLEPRQLAQVSCGCVFKPSVHGGQFGSHDEIIIPESEMQRVFTLGHKEVMLIHTYYSNLAEILSRLEVKTTAEQLTDGKRHHTGQLATAVISATVRDVPRAENIPVSVQYTLSSGIQTEYSKHATPVCVFWNIGLMPGHTSAWSNKGCRVVPSPLDVTSCFCNHTTNFAVLINYMESRWSATEESVLTKLTFIGSGASLCALLVTLMLFTVLDIPKSDRTSVHKNLFVSLTCAQIVLLCSGSAVHNKVACTLVAALMHLFFMAAFSWMLVEGLLLWSKVVSVNLSEDRHMKYYYLIGWGLPVLIVTITLASASGKYTADGHCWLSVQNGVIWGFAGPVIFIIMVNIMILTRVVVITIATAKRRSLMMALNNSPEEQISEQIRAAVKAVLVLLPILGLTWLCGVLVPFSVVIAYVFSLLNSLQC, encoded by the exons ATGAATCTGTTGAAAATGATTTACAGCAACGTTATT CTTCTCATTCATCTCTGCTTGGAAAAAG TGGACAGCAAAACCTTGCTCTCATATGATGACTTTTACCCTGAGTATGTGCCAGATCGGCAGCCGTGGAACATTGCCCGTGAGGTCTGCCATCAGCGTTCAGGGACCCTGGCGAAGGTTTCCAACACTGAAGAAATGCAAAAACTTAACAATTTTCTACGGTCTATAAATATCGGCCAACCTGTATGGATAGAAAGTGCAGGCTTGTTCCAAAAAAGTG GTTCTCCAGACATATACATGCTGGAATTCCCTAAGCGGCCACACCGGAAATCAGCTCGCCTTCGCTATAAGTTCCCAAACATGGAAGCGCTTACAGTTTGCACTCACCTCCAGTTAGATCCAACTTGTCACGGGCTTTCCACAATCTTCTCATATGCCATAGAgctatttattaaagaatttcaACTCCAAGCACGGATCGTGAGTAACGAACCCGTCCAGCTTGCATTGCTGGTGCATGGTTTGAACACCACCTACATAACCAGCTTTCCCAATGACGCCTCCTGGCACTTTGTATGTGCCAGTTGGGTTGGGAATAGCGGGGAGTGGGTCATCTGGGTGGATGGAAGAATGGTGGGTTCTGGGAATTTCCCCAACTCCACCAATCACATCGGAGGTGATGGCCTTTTTATGATTGGACAAGACCAGGAGACCTACGGaggctacaacaacaacaacaacgctcTTTGTGGGAACATTACGCAGCTTTTCATGTGGGATCATTTGTTGCTCCAAACTGAAGTCCAAAGCATGGAAAAAACCTGTTCACCCGTTCCTTCTGGCTTGTTCTTCAGGTGGAATGAATCCGCACTAGAAATTGAAACCTCTCTACAGACACGTAGAGGGAACTCGCCATGTCAAG GTTCCAGAAGTCAACCACCAAACCAAATTCTCATCTCTGGGTTGAATCAGAATTTTTCGAACAAGACTTGTGTAACCTTTGACCCTGTAAGTGGGAAACCGATTAATGACTCGTGTTGGACACACAGAGGAAGCGTCTGTCTGGTCCCCAAAG TGCAGCTGGACTTTGATTTTCCAGGGACTTCATTCTTCTCCAAAGTCAGCAGCGAGTTTCATTCCAAACCC GATACTGAAAATGCAAATGCGACCTTTTTCTCTGAGAACGAACTGACTCGTCATATTTCCCTCTTGAGCGCAGTATTGAGAGTTCTGGACAGCAATGCAGAAATCATAACACCTTCTGATCTTCTGTACCTCACTGAAACCATAGAGAAAGCCACTCAACTCAATAAAATAGGCATTCCTGCTGAACTCTTCAAATCCATGATCCGCAATAACCTAGAACTAGTCAGCAGGCTCATTGACCCCAATATGGCCGAAAAGTGGGAGGATTTGAAA gatcacCCCGGACCATTGACAattatagaaaatattgacaagcAGTTATGGATTCTGGCGGATGAGCTCTGGGCCGAACACCAAAGCTTCACAATGTCAACAAAGAGCATGG ATATCCATCTGGAGCCGCGACAACTGGCTCAGGTGAGCTGCGGTTGTGTTTTCAAGCCCTCAGTTCACGGCGGTCAGTTTGGCAGCCATGATGAAATCATCATACCAGAGTCTGAAATGCAGAGAGTCTTTACTTTAG GCCATAAGGAAGTGATGCTGATTCATACGTACTACAGTAACCTGGCTGAGATCTTGTCCAGACTGGAGGTCAAAACCACTGCTGAACAACTGACAGACGGCAAGAG gCATCACACTGGTCAGCTGGCCACAGCAGTGATCTCAGCGACAGTGCGGGATGTTCCCAGAGCAGAAAATATTCCTGTGTCTGTCCAGTATACTTTATCCTCTGGGATTcag ACTGAATACTCCAAACATGCTACTCCCGTCTGTGTCTTCTGGAATATTGGCTTGAT GCCGGGTCATACAAGTGCTTGGTCCAACAAAGGGTGCAGAGTGGTGCCTTCACCTCTTGATGTCACTTCCTGCTTTTGCAACCACACCACCAATTTTGCTGTCCTCATAAATTATATGGAGTCACGG TGGAGCGCTACAGAGGAGAGTGTTCTGACGAAGCTGACGTTTATCGGGTCTGGAGCGTCTCTCTGTGCACTGCTGGTGACCTTGATGCTGTTTACCGTGTTGGA catccCGAAATCAGATCGTACATCAGTCCACAAGAACCTATTTGTGTCTCTGACCTGTGCTCAGATTGTTCTTCTCTGCAGTGGATCTGCTGTTCATAATAAG GTGGCCTGTACGCTTGTGGCGGCTCTGATGCATCTGTTCTTCATGGCTGCCTTTAGCTGGATGCTGGTCGAAGGCCTGCTGCTCTGGAGCAAAGTAGTGAGCGTTAATCTGAGCGAAGACCGCCACATGAAATACTACTACCTGATTGGCTGGG GTCTGCCAGTGCTGATCGTCACCATCACACTGGCCTCTGCCTCTGGGAAATACACTGCTGATGGTCACTGCTGGCTCAGTGTTCAGAACGGCGTCATATGGGGCTTCGCAGGACCCGTCATCTTCATTATTATG